The sequence CGTGGCGCAGGTGTTCTTCGCTGGAGAGCAACCAGCCGAGCGTCACGTTGGTGAGCGCGCTCTTCTTGTATTGCGTGGCCCAGAGGCGCGAGTTCTCGCTGGCTCCGTACCAGCGATAGACTTTTCCAGGGTGGAGCGCCACGAACGACCGCAAGACATCGCTGCCGGCGACGTTCTCGGAGAGTGCGAGCAGCCTGACGACACTGCTGCGATCTTCGGGGGCGTAGGCTCCGCTCACGTGCAGCCCGCTGGGAATGTCGAGATCGGACGGAGCCGCCCAGGCGCTCTCGACGAGCTCTACGAGCTTCACGCCGTCCAGACAATAGTTGTCCGTGGCATCGAAGTTGACGCCATCGGTGGCTAGATCGCGCGTTTGGTTCTTCCCGCAGCGCATGATCTGCGACAGGCCGCTGAGCCCCCAGCCAACGCGGCCGAGCATGCCGCTGCTACGCTGGCTGGTGTACGAAAGCGCGAGACTCGGCGTCATGCCGCCCCGACCGGGCGGAACCTCGATCGGGATGTTGTAGCTGAAGAGGCCGTTCTGAACGCCCGAGCTCTGCGGAAAACGGCCGTATGGCTCGCCGGCAGGGTCCCCGTCGCCATCGCTCTCGGCTTCACCGTGCTGCTTCGTGTTCTCCCCCACGCGGTTGGGCCCTTTGGCGCAGCTGGTGAGCCCTCCGGAGAGTGTCATCGCGGCCAGAAGCACCACGAAGATCGCTCGGCGAGCGAAGTGCACATCGGAGTTCCCCCGTAGCGTCTTTTTTCGCATCGCCGCCGGCCCAAGCACGCTCCATGCCCAGGACTCACCGGCAACATCTCGCGGACAATGTGCTGAACCAGCTCTTCTATCGACGTGCGCCGCACGTGCGCCGCACGGTGGCCACCACCGCCCAAAGCGCCTAAGTTCCCCGCGTGACCGGTGACACGACCGACACGGATGACGCGATCCCCTGGGAGACGGGCGGCGACGAGCCAGCCGGTCAGGCGCTGCACCTCGTCATCGCCTGGTCGCTGGAGGAGCCGGAACGAATCGGCGAAGCGGCCCTGCTCAAGAACACTTCGGTGCTGGGGCGGGGCACGGTCGGCGAAGGCGGAAAGCACTCGCGCGTCGTCTTCCAGAAACAACGCCCGGGCGGCGTGGAGTTCACACCACCGCTCGCCGGCCAGCGGATCTCCCGCGAACAGCTGACCTTCAAGGTCCGCGGGCAGAGCGTCCACGTCGAAAACACCGGTCGCTGCAAGCTCTACGTCAACGGCGTACAGACCAATAGCGCTGCGCTGGGGCACGGTGACGTACTCCGCCTGCACTGGGCGATGGTGTTGCTGGTGGTGAAACGCCCAACGTCGTTTTCACCGCTGAACCACTACCGCGCCGAGCGGAGCTTCTCGTTCGGGGAGCCGGACGCCGACGGAATGGTGGGCGAGAGCCCAGCGGCCTGGCAGCTGCGCGATACGTTGGCGTTTGCGGCCCGCAGCCGGCAGCACGTACTCCTGTTGGGCCCGACCGGCGCTGGCAAGGAACTGGCGGCCCGCGCCGTGCACACCTTGTCGTCGCGCGCGGGCCGTTCGTTCGTCACTCGCAACGCCGCTACCCTGCCGGAGTCGCTGGTCGACGCTGAGCTGTTCGGCACGGCCAAGGATTACCCCAACGTGGGTTCACCGCTGCGCCCCGGTATCATCGCCGAGGCGGACGGCGGCACGCTGTTTTTGGACGAGATCGGCGACTTGCCCACGGTGCTGCAACCGCACTTGCTGCGCGTGCTCGATCGCGACGGCGAGTA comes from Polyangiaceae bacterium and encodes:
- a CDS encoding sigma 54-interacting transcriptional regulator; this encodes MTGDTTDTDDAIPWETGGDEPAGQALHLVIAWSLEEPERIGEAALLKNTSVLGRGTVGEGGKHSRVVFQKQRPGGVEFTPPLAGQRISREQLTFKVRGQSVHVENTGRCKLYVNGVQTNSAALGHGDVLRLHWAMVLLVVKRPTSFSPLNHYRAERSFSFGEPDADGMVGESPAAWQLRDTLAFAARSRQHVLLLGPTGAGKELAARAVHTLSSRAGRSFVTRNAATLPESLVDAELFGTAKDYPNVGSPLRPGIIAEADGGTLFLDEIGDLPTVLQPHLLRVLDRDGEYQRLGDSTARRSDLRLVAATNRQVGELKRDFAARLKMRVRVPGIAERVEDIPLLINHLLRGFAEADPELTKRFFEAREGRLVPRLSPELIEALLRHEYLEHTRELERALLVAFSTSSDEYVALSPGVSEALTQNVPDDTPELTREAIESALSRAGGSVTEAARQLRLRNRYALYRKMKQLGVPRPDHEAG